Within bacterium, the genomic segment CTACATGTTGGCAGTCAAGAGCAGCTCTGGCTTGAGCGATTGCTTCGTGAAGTCACGACACAGGTGTATATTACTGCAGAACTTTTACCACTCTGTGTGCACGATCGAGGACTATTTAAAAAGCAGAATATTACGCCAGTCTGTGCGGTCGCTGAGTATATTTCACTGGCGAATAAACTGCGTCTGCCGGTACAGGTTCAACCAGGCAGAGGTATCTATAATGTGGCGGCTCTATTGCAAGCGATGCCGTTCACTGGAGAAATGCTCTGTGCGTATGATGCTGAGAGGGTTTATATATACCTGCGTAGCCAGGATCTGTTACTGCACGTACCGCGCGATGCTGCATTGACGCGGGAGATGTTGCGTACGTATCTTACGAGTATTTTGACTGCTGTGAGCGATAATACTCGAGCACGCGGGCAGATTCTTGATCAGGCGCGGGCAAGTCTGTACTTAGCGAGCCAGATTCGTGCTGACCTGACTCCAGATGATGCCATGAAACATCTGCGACAGCTGATAGACGCTGCCGCAGCAGCATAAGTGCTGTTTGAAAACGGATAACTACGACTCTTTATTCCAGCCGAACCAGGATTTGATTTGGTCGATCAGGGAAGGTGCATTTCCTGGAAGCGAAATTTGCTGAGTGCTGGTCGGCGTTTGATTTTGATTATCGGCTTGCTTTGGTACGGCATTTGGCAGGGGTGAGATTTGTTTAGCTGTAACGATTAATCGTTTCCAGCTAGTGCCTGGAGGTGTGCAGGTAATCAGCGTCAACTGTGGCTCGACAGTAGGTTGTAATACCGAGATCTCTGTTGGCTCAACGACTTTGAGATTTGTAACTTCGAAAACATATTTTTTCTGCTTATAATTCACTTGTATCTGGTCGCCGGCATTGAGCTTCTCGAGCAATGCAAAAATAAACTTGTAATTACCTGGTTCCCACCAATCATTTGAGGAGTGTCCAACGATGACGATGTTGCTTCGTTCGCCCGGAAGTGCCGTGCCGGCATAGTGCACCACGCCATTTTCGAGTGATTTTTGGATGGCTTGCTCGCTAATCGATTGCTCGAAGATGATGGGTGTATTTTGTACTTTTATCTTCGGGATGGAAATAATGTCCCCGGGCGGAGCGGCCTCAGCTGCTTCCGCTAAGGAGGCGGGGGTGTTTGATGACGCAGGTGATTCGGT encodes:
- a CDS encoding sortase, producing the protein MPDTPPLSNQPAKPKKPEPTLEMSDLVAGQDRTLEAAPQPVANPIEHSAPGTQHESPQPEPQIVHPQATEPTTTSVVQNPTVDAPLFHNPQAPAMTSHLEEFGKIPSLDHAPATPKVRPNLTPKFDVFELYGMGLQPKRQAATLFGKIALTLKLDQIFSARNRRYMGVSLVSFLVFLLIFNFQTLSVQLGYFLNPPQPSAPVATESPASSNTPASLAEAAEAAPPGDIISIPKIKVQNTPIIFEQSISEQAIQKSLENGVVHYAGTALPGERSNIVIVGHSSNDWWEPGNYKFIFALLEKLNAGDQIQVNYKQKKYVFEVTNLKVVEPTEISVLQPTVEPQLTLITCTPPGTSWKRLIVTAKQISPLPNAVPKQADNQNQTPTSTQQISLPGNAPSLIDQIKSWFGWNKES